In Marinilabiliales bacterium, the genomic window TACGGATCTCATGAGAAAGATTATTCAGGAATGCCGTCTTCAGCCTGTCACTCTCCTCTGCCCGGTCCCTGGCATTGATCAGCTCCTGCTCCATCTTTTTTCCCGGGGTAATATCCTCGTATGTACCCAGAACGCCTATTATATCGCCATTAATATCTGTGAGAGGAACCTTGTTGGTTTTCAGCCATATCCTGCCTCCGTCAGGCGTTGTTTGCGGTTCTTCATAATTCAGTTTGGGTTTTCCCGTCTCCATAACCATCCTGTCATCGCGACGGTAAAGCTCAGCCTGGTCAATCCAGCCCATCTGGTAATCATCCAGGCCGGCAAGTTCGTCGGGACTGTCAAAACCGGCATCCCGGGCAAAAGGAATGTTGCATCCAAGGTAGCGGCTGTTGTTATCCTTCCAGAAGACCCGGATAGGAATGGAATCTATTATAAGCCGGAGCATCTTTCTTGATTCTTCGAGAGCCATTCTCGCCTCTTCCCGGTAAGTAATATCCTGCACTATGCCAACTGACTTAACGGGACTTCCCTCATCGTTGTAGCTTGTCCGGCATCTTTCAAGGACAAATTTTACCCGGCCGTCTTTCATAAGCAGCCGGTGTTCGATTTCATATGGTTTTCTGGTCTCCAGTGATCTGTGGTATGCAGTATCTACGGCACTCCTGTCCTCCGGATGAACCGCCTCAATAAATGCATCATAGGAGGCCCCGAACTTACCTTTGTCTATTTCAAAAATATCGAATATCGTATCCGACCATTCAAGGCGACCGGTTGACAGATCGTGTTCCCATCTGCCCATGCCGGCAATCTTATTGGCCTCCATAAGTGCCGCCTCTCTGTCGGATAGCCTGGCAACCATTTTGCGGTACTGCTCCTGCCTGGCAAAAAGGATAAAAAGCAAAAGGGTGGCAACCGGATAGATGGTTAGAACAGGCATTCCAATAACCGGTATCACTTCTGAAGCGATCTGCCCCGGAAGGAAAACTGCCAGTATTAGCATATTCACATGAACAACCAGGGCCAGGACAAAATAATGAACTAACCCTGGAGACCATCCCAGCTTCTTTCTGAGGTAATTGAAAAGCAGACCCATAAATCCGGACTGTATGATCACCAGCACCCCCATCAGGGTGCCTGCACCACCCAGGAATATCCTGTAGGATGAGCTTATAAGCATTGCAATTATAACCGGCACAGGTCCGCCAAATACACCGGCTGTAACAAGGATAATCGACCTCCCGTCAAAAATGACTCCCGGTTGAAGCTCAACTGAGTTTAGCATGCCTGTTACAGCCACGAGCCCAAAAAGGGTTCCTGACAGGGCCCTGAACCTCTTAGATCCAGGGCCAAGATATCTTAATAACAATGAATGGATAACACTCAGTGTTACAAGCAGTGTAATATTATTCAGCAGCGATATATAGATCATGGGGCAGGTTTCGCAAAATGACAGTTAAAACCTATTCATACGCAATATAATATATTTATACTTTTATTTATGCTTATGCCTGCAATTAATTACTGCGCATTCGTCTGACCACAGTGGAAAATATTTTTTGCATATTTGCATTGCAACCACCACCATAATGCCAGCTCCGGTTTAATCCGGCAATCAAAAATTTTAAAATCAGCAATTATGACAAGACACATATTGACCATCAGGATAATTATCCTTGCACTGGTTCCGGCTTTTATCCTGTCCTGTACTCCGGCCACGGTAGAGGACCTTCCAATGATCATAAATATCGAAGATAACTGGCAGTTCAGGCAGTCCGGCACCAGCGATTGGCTCCCTGCAGAAGTGCCGGGCACCGTTCATACCGACCTGCTGGCAAACGGTATTATCGATGATTTTTTCTGGCGTACAAATGAAGATGATGCGCAGTGGATAGAGGAGGCAGACTGGGAGTACCTTACCACTTTTATGGTGGATGCCGGAATGCTCGAAAGGGATGTTGCCGAGCTGGAGTTTCACGGACTTGACACCTATGCCAATGTTTACCTGAACGGCCATCACATATTGACTTCAGACAATATGTTCGTGGGCCACCGTATCAGCTGCCGGGAGTTGTTGATTGAGGGTGAAAACGAGCTGCGTATACTGTTCCTTTCCCCCGTAAGGGTGGGTATGGAAAAGCTTCAGCAGGTCGACTACCATATCCCCGCCACCAATGAGCAGGCGCCACGTGGCAGTCAAACCAGTGTTTTTACACGCAAGGCCCCTTTCCATTACGGATGGGACTGGGGGCCGCGGCTTGTCACCTCCGGAATATGGCGGCCCGTCAGGCTCACAGCATGGAACAGCGCCAGGATATCAGACCTCTATCTTGAGACTACCGTGGCCGGCAATGACAGGGCCGTGGTTTCTGCAGGTGTTGAGATTTATTCCCTTACCGGGGAAGAGTACGTCCTCTCGCTCTACATAAACGGGAAACACTCCGGCATTACCAATGCTATTGCAGCACAGCCCGGGCACAACGAAGCAGGGCTGGGCATTGAAATCGACAATCCCCGTTTGTGGTGGACAAACGGCCTTGGAGAAC contains:
- a CDS encoding PAS domain S-box protein, whose amino-acid sequence is MIYISLLNNITLLVTLSVIHSLLLRYLGPGSKRFRALSGTLFGLVAVTGMLNSVELQPGVIFDGRSIILVTAGVFGGPVPVIIAMLISSSYRIFLGGAGTLMGVLVIIQSGFMGLLFNYLRKKLGWSPGLVHYFVLALVVHVNMLILAVFLPGQIASEVIPVIGMPVLTIYPVATLLLFILFARQEQYRKMVARLSDREAALMEANKIAGMGRWEHDLSTGRLEWSDTIFDIFEIDKGKFGASYDAFIEAVHPEDRSAVDTAYHRSLETRKPYEIEHRLLMKDGRVKFVLERCRTSYNDEGSPVKSVGIVQDITYREEARMALEESRKMLRLIIDSIPIRVFWKDNNSRYLGCNIPFARDAGFDSPDELAGLDDYQMGWIDQAELYRRDDRMVMETGKPKLNYEEPQTTPDGGRIWLKTNKVPLTDINGDIIGVLGTYEDITPGKKMEQELINARDRAEESDRLKTAFLNNLSHEIRTPLNAIVGFSELLDREETDKKDIEKYAGIIQHSSSQLLAIIDDIFDIAAIEAGQVRLLFKKTGIRTLLTRIIEQYQIQALENNNNLSLDIELTGSDQYLMTDETKLNQIICNLLNNALKFTRNGKIVVACRGEMDQLRLSVSDTGVGIPEELHGVIFDRFRQGTKDATGEYGGSGLGLFIAKSYAELLGGTIDLESSPGEGSVFIVTIPLKQPDSAAYTE